The Lolium rigidum isolate FL_2022 chromosome 2, APGP_CSIRO_Lrig_0.1, whole genome shotgun sequence genomic interval GACGTCGGGCTCCCTCCGGGCTTCGAGAATGTCAGGTACATGACCCAGTCCCACGGACCAGAGTACTACATCAAGTTCCTCCATGCCGCGCTGCTTCTCCGGGAGCCCTTCGACCGGTTCCTGGCCGCCAGCCGCCCCCGTGTCGACGCCGTCGTGATAGACAGCTTCTTCACCTGGTCCCCGGACGCCGCCGCGGCGCACGGCGTCCCGCGGCTCGTGTTCCTCGGCATCAGCGTCTTCGCGCGGTCCTGCTTCGAAAGCACGCTGCGCAACAACCCGCTTGAGGCTTGACTAGAGGACGACGACGATCCGGACGCCCTCGTTTTGCTGCCCGGGCTGCCGCACCACGTAGAGCTGAGGAGGCGGCAGATTTTCAATCACGGGAAGAGGCCGCTGGAGTGGGAATTCTACGAGAACGCCCGGCGCGGCGGACGGCAGGAGCTTCGGCGAGGTGTTCAACGGCTTCCGCGAGCTCGGAGCCGGACTACGTGGAGCACTTGCACGCCACGCTCGGTCGCCGCGGCTGGCTCGTCGGGCCCGTCGCGCTCGCCACCGGACCATCGGAGATGTGGCCGGGCCCGCGACAGGAGGCACTAGTACCGACGACGACGTCGCGGAGAGCTGCCTCCGGTGGCTAGACGCGAAACCGGCATGCTCGGTGGTGTACGTCTCCTTCGGCACGCTGACCACTTTCTCGCCTACCGAGCTGGCCGAGATCGCCCGCGGCCTTGACCtctccggcaagaacttcctgtgggtcatcagtggcacCGAATCGTTAAACTGGATGCCTGAAGGCTTCGCGGAGCTGCTGGCGCGTGGAGGCCGTGGCTTCGTCATCCGAGGCTGGGCGCCGCAGACGCTCATCCTGAAACACTCGGCGCTCGACGGCTTCGTCacgcactgcgggtggaactcggTGCTGGAGGCGGTGAGCGCCGGCGTGCCAATGGTCACGTGGCCTCGGTACGGGGACCAGTTCCACAACGAGAAGCTTGTGGTGGAGGTGCTCAAGGTTGGCATCAGCGTCGGCGCCAGGGACTCCGCCGCGGCCATCGATACCCATGAGGTTATCGGTGCCGAGGTGATCACTGCATCCATCAAGAGATTGATGGACGATAGTgtggaagacgacgtccacctccccgttccagcgggcaacggaagtagtagctcctcttgaatccgacagcacgacggcgtggtgtcggtggcggtggagaatcccggcggagcttcgctaagcgtgcggggaagaaggaggagtggggcggctagggtttggggagaggggggcgccggctatctagtggtgcggccaccttgtggttgttggggtgtccggccccctccccttggccctcattatataggtggaacacccaagagttggtctacaagtcttcgaataagaccccaaaccaaaaccttccatatgacatgaaacctacccaagctaggactcccactagaggtgggattcccaccttcccttgggaggggtggccggccaccttaggtggagtccacacgggactccaccccttagggttggccggccatggtggtggagtcccttcgggactccgccttccaaagtgactttcttccggaatattctagaaccttctagaaccttccataaatgcaccggatcattttcaaacacataaaatgacttcctatatatgaatcttattctcggaccattccggaactcctcgtgatgtccgggatctcatccgggacttcgaacaaatattcgaactccattccatattcaagttctaccatttcaacatcaaaccttaagtgtgtcaccctacggttcgtgaactatgtggacatggttgagtactcactccgaccaataaccaatagcgggatgcggagatccataatggctcccacatattcaacgatgacttagtgatcgaatgaaccattcacatacgataccaattccctttgtcacgcgatattttacttgtccgaggtttgatcatcggtatcactctataccttgttcaacctcatctctgacaagtactctttactcgtaccgtggtatgtggtctcttatgaacttattcatatgcttgcaagatattagacgacattccaccgagagggcccagagtatatctatccgtcatcgggatggacaaatcccacttgttgatccatatgcctcaactcatactttccggatacttaatcccacctttataaccacccatttacgcgagtggcgtttgatgtaatcaaagtacctttccggtataagtgatttacatgatctcatggtcgaaaggactaggtaactatgtatcgaaagcttataccaaataacttaatgacgtgatcttatgctacgcttaattgggtgtgtccattacatcattcatataatgatataatcttgttattaataacatccaatgttcatgattatgaaactaatcatctattaatcaacaagctagttaagaggcttactagggactctttgttgtttacatatcacacatgtatcaatgtttcggttaatacaattatagcatggtatataaacatttatcataaacataaagatatataataaccacttttattattgcctcttgggcatatctccaacaagttcAACGACCAGAAAAAGGCAGCAGATTATTTCTTCCAAAAGCAACATTCACCACAGGATCGAGTAGAACACTACGTGTGTTGTCAAGAAAGCATGCGCGAGGTGCACCATCCTCACCACGCCCATCAACGCCAACACAATCCGTCCGGCTGTCGACCGCGCCAATCTCCATGGCACCGACTCCACCTCGGCAGTCGAGATCTCCCTCATGCCTTTCCCCGACGTGGGGCTCCCGCCGGGCGTCGAGAACGTCTCGACCTTTACGACGCTGCAGGTAGACTACAGCGCCAACTTCATGCAGGCGGTGCAGCTATTTCGCGAGCCCTTCAAGCGGTTCATGGCTGACAACCACCCCGTCGACGCTGTCGTGTCTGACAGCTTCTTCACCTGGTCCGCGGACGCCGCCGAGGAGCACGGCGTCCCGCGGCTCGTCTTCTTTGGTAGCAGCGTGTTCGCGCGGTCGTGCAACGAGAGCTTGCTTCGCAACTGCCCGCTGGAGATCACGACAACTTCCCCAAAGACGAGGACGGCGGACGGCTCGTCTCCCTGCCGGGGCTGCCGCACCGTGTCGAGCTGCGGCAGAGCCAGATGATGGACCCCGGGAATTATTTGTGGGAGTTCTTCCAGAGCAACAATGCAGCCGACCAGAGGAGCTTCGGCGAGGTGTTCAACAGCTTCCAGGAGCTGGAGCCGGACTACGTGGAGCACTTCTGCGCGACCCTCGGCCGCCGCGCGTGGCTTGTCGGGCCGGTCGCGCTCGGCACCATGGACACGGCTGCAAGCGGCACTAAGGCGAACGCGAACAGCTGCCTCCGGTGGCTAGACACGAAGCCGGCCGGTTCGGTGGTATACGTCTCCTTCGGCACGATAAGCAGTTTCTCCCCTGCCGAGCTGCGCGAGATGGCCCACGGCCTTGACATCTCGGGCAGGAACTTCGTGTGGGTCATCGGTGGTGGAGCGGCCACCGTCGACGACTGGATGCCTGAAGGCTTCGCCGAGCTGATGACAGCAGACATCGACGACAGCCGCGGCTACATCATCCGAGGTTGGGCGCCGCAAAGGCACATTCTGAACCACCCGGCCCTCGGCGGGTTCATCACGCACTGCGGCTGGAACTCGGTGCTGGAGGCCGTGAGCGCCGGCGTGCCGATGGTCACGTGGCCACGGTGCGCGGACCAGTTCCTCAACGAGAAGCTGGTCGTGGAGATGCTCAAGATGGGTGTGAGCATCGGTGCCAAGGACTATGGCTTATCTCAGGAGGACcatgaggtgatcgccggcgagctGATCGCTCGATCTATCACGAGGCTGATGGGCGGCAGCCAGGAGGGAGATGCTGTACGGAAGAAGGCTAATGAACTTGGTGTCAAGGCGAGGAGCGCGATGGAGAAGGGTGGGTCTTCGTACGGCGATGTCGGACGGCTGATGGACGAGTTGATggcccgccggcgccgccggtgcTCCGTCAAGCTAGGAGAAGAGGTCCGGGGAGCAGATGGAGCTTCGCCCGTCAGTTGAAAGTTGGCATTTTTTCGTCCGTTAGTTAGTGGCCCGTTAAACCGTCAGCGTTCTTCGTCACAGTACCGACCGATGCTGTTGTACCTTGAATGTCGCTAGCTATTTTTCCAGATCACGCTCGTGCCATGTTTCCAGCTAGGGTGCGTACCAATGTGACATGTCCATCAGTGATCAGTCTTAATTGCACCAGTATCGATCTTGGCATCTTGCACACTTGTGACTCTTTCTTTATCTTCTGTGGTTAGAGctatttccagccgcgtccccccccaaagcgttcccaaaacgcgccggattgagcgtttgggggacgtgcttCGTTCATGCTGTGTTTGGGAGACGTCGCTccacagtcgcgtcccccaaacaaaatttcggaaattttaaacttaacgagattcgattaagattcgtccaaacttacatagattcgaacgaaatttgactaaatttaaactaaacttaatctagaaccacttgcggcggccggaggcgtcgtagtactgctggaagttgtacatgtcgttggtgacgacctcctgcttcacgTGCTCGTGGATGGGCTCGTCGAcgagctcgtccttcaccaagccgcttggtcctgcctcgccgtcgtcggagaggtccaccagcggcttgccggagtcgcggatggacatggcgatcgccgcgtcgaggtcgcccctctaggcgtccttgtcgttcatggacgccaagaacgccgcccgcggcactgggcagtcctcggggtcgtcggctgccggcgatgagccgtgctgccgctcgtactccgccggccggccgcgccgcgacggttcctccggctcctccttcacctctggcttcgggatgaggagggcgccgccgcgccacccTTGCTGCTGCCGGctaccgctgccgctgccgccacgcgggCCGAGGTGGCCGAGGCGATCGTGAGGTCCCCCCAAGACCTCGTGCCCGCCGACAATGCCCTCCCCATGGACGCGGCCTTCGCCTGGTCCAGACAGGACtgggagagggaggaggcggagcagcagcggcggctgctggacctggccatcgcgaggcgccgcgccgccgcagccgcacaACCCGCCAGAGGCGCGCCGCTCATCAAGCTGGAGGACTCCAGCGAGAATGAGTGGTACAAGCCGACGTCAAGCCGACGTCATCGCCGCCACGCCTCGGTGACTCTAAGCAGGGGTCCAGCCGTTGGGCTACCGGCGAGAGCAGCCAGCAAGCGCGCCAATGCAGGACAGCGGCGATTCCAGCGACGACCACGACGGCGGCTACAcggcgttctaccgccatttcggcacgtAGAACACCATTTTTAaattttagtttatgtttccctttttaaattcggcctatatattaaatatctctaaatttcaCCTAAGTTTTAACATTTTTCGTCTAtttctgtttaaatttaaatACATTCGGTCTTTTCTCTAGGCTCGCCGCTAGAAAAATGAGCGCTCTCAGACCAAGTTTTACATCCATGCGGTGCTAAATAGCGCCGAATTTGACATAACGGCTAGATATGCTGGGCAGAGAGAATCTGCCAAATaagccaaacaaaaaaaaacatatgttCTGCTTGCATCTGAAGTCATCGAAAATTTGCAATAGCGCCGAAAGCAAATTTGGATCTGGTCGACATGACCTGTCGCGTTCACTGCACATGTCCCGGTCAGATCATGCCTCATCGATATTTCTACCACGGAAAAGTTAGAGCAACTGCCACAAAATTAGAACCAATTAGAGCGCCGAACGGATCGACACGAGCGAGCGTGCCTACCGGCAACAGCCAGCCATCCATGGCTACGCAGCatgagcggcagcagcagcaaccgCTGCACATCCTCTTCTTGCCTTTCTTCGCGCCCGGGCACCTCCTTCCGGCCGCCGACGTGGCCGCCGTTTTCGCCGCCCGCGGCGCGAGGTGCACCATCCTCACCACGCCCGTCAACGCCGGCATCATCCGCCCGGCTGTCGACCGTGCCAACGGCGCCAATAATCTCCATGGCACCGGCTCCGGAAAAATCGATATCGCCCTGATGCCGTTCCCCGACGTGGGGCTCCCGCCGGGCGTCGAGAACTACATGTCCCTTACCACGCTCCAAGCAGACTGCCGCGCCAAGTTCATGCGAGCGGTGCAGCTCGTCCAAGAGCCATTCCATCGGTTCCTAGCCGCCAACCGCCTCGACGCCGTCGTGTCCGACAGCTTCTTCAGTTGGTCCGCGGACGCCGCCGTGGAGCACGGCATCCCGCGGCTCGTGATCACCGGCACCAGCGTGTTCGCGCGGTCCTGCAACGCGAGCATGCTGCGCAGCAACCCGTTGGAGATGACGAGTGAGGGCGATCCCGAAGCTCTCGTTATGCTGCCGGGGCTGCCGCACCGTGTCGAGCTGCGCCGGAGCCAGATGATGGACCCCGGGAAGCAGCCGGGGGCGTGGGCGTTCTACCAGAGCAACAACGCCGCCGACCAGAGCAGCTTCGGCGAGGTGTTCAACAGCTTCCACGAGCTGGAGCCGGACTATGTGGAGCACTTCCAGACGACGCTCGGCCGCCACGCGTTTCTCGTGGGGCCGGTCGCCCTTGCCACCTGGGACATGGCTGCGAGCGGCGCCAACGTCAACGCCGACGTCAACAAGGACAGATGTCTGCGGTGGCTAGACACGAAGCCGGACA includes:
- the LOC124689321 gene encoding UDP-glucose flavonoid 3-O-glucosyltransferase 7-like — protein: MATQHERQQQQPLHILFLPFFAPGHLLPAADVAAVFAARGARCTILTTPVNAGIIRPAVDRANGANNLHGTGSGKIDIALMPFPDVGLPPGVENYMSLTTLQADCRAKFMRAVQLVQEPFHRFLAANRLDAVVSDSFFSWSADAAVEHGIPRLVITGTSVFARSCNASMLRSNPLEMTSEGDPEALVMLPGLPHRVELRRSQMMDPGKQPGAWAFYQSNNAADQSSFGEVFNSFHELEPDYVEHFQTTLGRHAFLVGPVALATWDMAASGANVNADVNKDRCLRWLDTKPDSSVVYVSFGTATRFSPVELREISRGLDLSGKNFVWALGDGAGTESSEWMPEGFAKLTANIGDSRGCIIRGWAPQTLILNHHALGGFMTHCGWNSVMEAVSAGVPMVTWPRYADQFYNEKLVVEVLKVGVSVGARDYASPMENHEVIGGEVIAESIMALMGNNEQGDAIRKKTNELGVKARSAMEKGGSSYSDVGRLMDELMARRRCSIDFRAAGGV